A segment of the Cotesia glomerata isolate CgM1 linkage group LG2, MPM_Cglom_v2.3, whole genome shotgun sequence genome:
CACTCTGGACCGAGTGTTACGACATCACTAAGCGCGAGTACTACGTCGACAAAGCCCTCAAGTATCTTGACAAAAGTCAAATAATGCTGAATCTCGGTGGTATTCCCGCGACATTTGAGCACTCCGGCGAGCAGTGGGACTATCCTAATGCCTGGCCGCCGCTGCAATATTTTGTTATCATGGCTCTAGATAATTGCAATGATATCCACGCGCAGAAGCTGGCTTATGAGCTCAGTGAGATATGGGTGAGAAGTAATTACAAAGCTTTTAAAGCTAATCACAGTATGTTTGaaaaggtaattattttattctattaattttttttatattagtttaactagcaaccttgcagtcactaggAGACTTGTgaactagaaaaaattaaaattttgccttattaaataatgattttgttaaattgcactgtactttttttaatattgacgtttttaaagatataagctcatcccagtgttacactcaccaagagatttcatttgagtacccacatgcattttttatttatttttgatatatacatatatataatatatattttaaagatataagctcatcctgatgttacactcattgagagctttcatttaagtacccacatgcatttttaatatatttttcatatatacatatatataatatatatataaatatataaaatatatgaaaaattgatgtgggtactcaaatgaaagatcttgatgagtgtaatctcaggatgagcttatatctttaaaaatgtcaatagttcacaagatacaaggctGTTTCTTAGTTATGTTAAATTGgactgtactttttttaactattaatttttttaaagatataagctcattccaatgttacattcatcaagagctttcatttgagtacccacatcaattttttcatatatatatatatatatatatatatatatatatatatatatatatatatatatgtatatatgaaaaatatatcaaaaatgcatgtaagtactcagatgaaaggtctcgattagtgtaacatcgggatgagcttatatctttaaaaatgtcaatatttcactagatacaaggtcatttcttaattatgtatctagagataaagcattttcgaatgcagcctaagtatttatcataataaattgtctatcggtgaaaataaaatgaaaccttgaaaaggcacaaattcaagtcaagacttgataaaaatgaattaatctTGCAGTATGACGCAACTGTTTCGGGCAGTGGAGGCGGCGGTGGAGAGTACACAGTGCAGCTGGGTTTCGGTTGGTCAAACGGtcttattttagatttattaaacaaataccACAGCACCCTTTCAGCAGACAGTCGGTTTATTCCAACTATGCTTGATGACAGCCCATCGGACCTGGAAAATTTAATACCGAACACAGTGAGCGGGGTATCAACTGCTGGACAGATGATGACTGCCCTACTTGCACTCATCATAACTATCGCCGCAGGATTTATTGGGTGAGGTATGTAGTACATCTCGGCTATTATTACCTACTTCTATTTTAATTCCggtaattaattgttaatttgtttgtttgtttcaGATATTACAGACTTAGCAGCTTCGATCTTCTATTTATTACTACCCATGtgatctatttatttatttttttatacctttatgTTGGAGATAAACTCAGACACACTACACGAGCTGACCAAATCGGCCACTGATAAATCAATTCAATATACTGTCGACAGATTCTAATCAACTTGAAATTTCTATCGcggttttattaatttaaccaCTCTATTTTCTAACAATTAATGTAAATACTGTACAAAcagtatattacatatatgtatattgtttatatgtattgtagaaatttaaatccCAGTTTAGTATGATTTGTTTCTAGTCACGAGTATATACCACGCAAGCCGATTACATTTTCCACGTTCACTTTTTACCTCCGAGTCTTTGTACTTCCAACAATTTTCAAATACTTTCTTACATATATTACCTCAACAATAGTTCAatccaattatttttaaaaattttttgcacttAAATTATCCCACTCACagaattattaatgaaaattaatttagcagatatttggtaattttaaaaattttttcaacaaataaattatggcaaaaaaaaaaattagaaaaaaaattgacatatagaaattgaaaatccaattttttaaaaattattttttggatcaaatttatttgttaaaaaaaattaaaaaatcatcaagtgactgctaattttaatatcataaattattattgttagtacttaaattaaaatgaatactccctagttaattaattaaaaaataattatttatttaattaatataagcatgagaatgattaattatattaataaaaatgaccCGGTGCTCCTATTACATTCCAGTGTCATTAAATGATAACAAATAAAGTACCTCAGATAAACGGAGTGatgctttaaataaatacccCGTAATTAGCATTTATCAACTTCCTTGTATTGAATGCccgataaaaattatgactaatataatattcaattttatccTCAACTTTCCTCGACCAAAACTTACTAAcagacaaaataaaataaattgtacaaTAACATGCAACCCCagttgacaaaaattttttatctcagtaattaatttattcatgttgtattaatttttattatcttgtaAACTTACTGTCTCTCCTTCAGTATTAGACAGTTAAGCGTCGAGCTTCGATTAAATCTCGTTACTATTTCAAGGACTCATTCTTCCGAGACGAGTTTctccaacttttttttttttaataataataataataataaataaataaataaaccacgatttttttaattaaagcgTCGTTATACTGACTCTTGTTGTATTTCAGATTGGTTGTGTACAAGCGGCGTAATTATTGCTCTCTCAGTTCATCAATTCCAAGTGGCGCGCGTAAAGCTGCGAATATTGCTGATGAGCGAAAACATATTGTGTATACagaattaaaaagtatgagcAACGATTGACCACTcaggtaattaaaaattaaaaatagcgAGTAATTAAAGTGGATAATTAACCAAATAGTTTTTGTGTTGACAATTGTGAAAATTATTACTTCAAACAAGGATAAAAAACTCTCTGATTATTTAATACGTGACACTATTGGGATGAAAGTGCAattgcactgatagaaagatttcttagtatttaaaaaatattccttagtatttaagaaatatttcttaaatactaagaaatattttttaaatacgaagaaatattataaatactaagaaatattttttaaataccaagaaatatttcttaaatactaaaaaatatttcttaaatactgagaaatatttttaaatgctaaaaaatccttctatcagtgtgcgagtgtaattttaatgaatgatTTTAATCAAAGCGAATGTTTTAAATGCAACTAGTTGATTTAAaagtttacaattatttataaatgcaatagactcaattttttgacaaatatttaatagaactgattttattttattttaattcataagtTTAGACAAGACGTTTGTGAgaataatatcaatttattgACGATGTATCAAATAGATTTTAAGTGTAATTACGTGTGAAGAAACTTTgtgatataaatatttttcaaaacggTAATGTCTTTTGATGACGATAATTGCCTAGAACAATAAAACATtgaatagaaataaattgtaaaaattaaaagcccGACAATCTTCTGCCTCTTGCTGACATGGCTTGAAAAGTATTGTCGTAAATTTAGTgtcactattttatttataaatatcaatcctttgagattttttaaactaatttatacgtaaaataataactcaatatattttagttattcaatagttaatttttttcacttgtaCATGTTTTACATAAATTACAGTTTGTATAATTCGTCACAATAATATTCAcatgtattatattatatatttataattattaataatattgtaaatgcTTTAAATTACTACATGTAAGccactcgatttttgtaaatgtattattatcgtttgccaaaaaaaatcaaaacaagataaaatattatttttgctttaaagaattaaaaatttaaaacaaaatatttgttcaattttttttattttctttaaataactattaatatttttttttattatcttataCTATTTTAAGACACTTATTTCAGCGCTTCAGTGTTATAAAGGTAGTTGTTACTCATTTTAGTTTGTGCTTATTCACTTTTactcaatataaataaatacaaatacttgaattattttttatcaatatctcaaaaattttttttaattttttaaaaaaattttacggaACAACTACCTTAAGGCAATATTTTACTCggctatttaataaaaaatatttaaattattttttgcagtaatgcaaaataatatatatttatataacatacaaaaaattgagaaCCAAAATAAAATTGGTCTACAAATTACTCTAAAATAACTCAAATAGTCaacaagaaacaaaaaaaaaaactttatattttttacacattaattttataatactaataattgtTAGAACCGTTGTGTACTACACGTAGTAcatacttaattaaaaatggatGGAATTCACCCGTATTTACTGAGCAATTGTTACGTATAAAGTTATTGACTGAAAATAAACGTAGACtgtaagtatttaatttataaaaattaatttagcagatatttaataatttttatcatttttttgacaaattatggcaaaaaaaaaaaattattaaaaaaaattgacataagataaaagccccaattattgacgggggtctaaatattgacaccctaaattatttttaaatatatttaattatctataataagaataactatcatataaatttttattaaattctaattaattaaaaaattgaaaaaaattactatcagttcaaaatattaaatattaattattagaaaaaaaaataaagtttgcaccagttcatcaaattaGCTTACGAGcatctattttcttaacaactttaatataattatattttttaattaacctgtcaataattggtgtatccggataatttatttaattattgaaaattaatcagtaaatatcactgattataattaaaaaaaaagaaacattaccacaaataaaattcaacgatattaatatttaattgcttaaaaaaaataaaatcataactttgtctcttacagtgtcaataattggagcttttatattatagaaattttaaaaaattaaaaatgcaattttttaaaaataatttttcagaacaaatttatttgtaaaaaaaaattatcaagttacTGCtcactttaatgtcatatttaatttaatttaataaaatattaaaaaaaaaaaaaaaaaaaaaaaaaaaaataccgagTGTAAAATTTAGCAGGGAAGaccataaaaacaaaataggcttgtatataaataaaaataaaaaaaatattatccaATGTCAGTACTAAGGGACGTCGAAATACATTCTCAAAATACTCTACTATAAATAACCTTGAAGCCggcttatatttaaaataaataactatcaCAAAAAGGCTgatgttacaaatttttaaaaattaattaatcctacagttctcatatatatatataatatatattaataataataataataatagtagtaaagcCTTGAAATATCGTAACATCAAAAGATGGCTCGCTTATTTTGTTCGTAATATTTACACTATTGTAGTTAAGGCATCAATAACTTTCAGacgtcttaaatttaattattaatatatcgAATATTATCTttcatttgtatttttatctttatcctAATACTGAGCGATCATTGATGACACAAGGCCACTGATCAATTAGCCAATTCGTCGTTAGAGGAAGTACATTTTACATgggtaattttttccaacttttaaaaacCTCACTAAACGAATTTACATATAatactatattttttgttctctttaatatatattttctcacGTAAGCTCTCCACAAAAGGTCTATTATTACCTTTTATGGTATATCATTACTGTCTATCTGGATATTTCGCTGGTGATTTGTGTATTGCAGTAACGGATCCTCGCCACTTACGGCAGCAGCATCCTCGTCATTATGAGTACCACAGGTAACTATTTCCTCTGagggatttattaataaatattagtgtcatatttaataataaatatttacaagtggggtcaagcattttcattttcattttttttaacgaaatttatattagattttttttttcgaaaaatacctaaaaaaaaaaagttgattatcacaattttaacaaattatcaaaaaaatttatagattttttagaaaattatgatattcaacttattttttttaaattcttcattttttttatgtatttttcaaaaaaagataaaatagaaattttattcaaaaacatgagtcaaaatttcttccaacctttgaaggcaaaaaagctatcaaaatctttatttttttttttttttaattattcgttttttatgtactttaaaaaaaaatatatcaaaaaaaataaaatataaattttgtccaaaaacatgagtcaaaattttttccaattttttaaggcaaaaaaactattgaaatcgtcattttttttattgctcgttttttatgtacttttcaaaaaaaaatatatcaaaaaaagataaaatataaattttatccaaaaaaatgagaaccaaaattttttccaacttttgaaggcaaaaaagctatcaaaatctttatttttttctttcacgatattttttatactaaataCGCCGTAAAAATaagtagaataaaaaaaatttttaaaatgttaatttttcacctagttatggCCAAAAATGAGGTTGACtctacttgtaaataattaccataataaatattaattataatataaaataaaataaaaaaatgtttaccgGGATTAGTACTGTCGCCGGTACCGCTATCCTTGCTGTGCTGAGAACTAGAATCCAGGTACAATTGTGTAGTTTGTCCATCAGTAATAGCTGGCTCTCCGCTTATGGGCACTTGTCcattagaattttttgtaacCTTCGAACGCCGTCGCGATTGGTACATAATGATAACCCATACTATCGAAGTACCAACGACACAGCTTACAACCGCGACAATAACAATACTCAATACATTTGTCTGAATAACCACCGGTGATGAGACTGGACTGATAGTCAACCGAGAAACTCCCACTGCTTTGCCTAATGTATTATTTATCTCGCATTCGTAATTTCCGGCGTCGCTTAATACTgtattaacaataatcaataattgatCGTCAGCGGTGAAAAAGTGTCTCTCAGTTGCCAACAAAGGTACCCCGTCTTTTCGCCATAAAAGTTTTGGACGTGGTGATCCACTTGCCATGCACTCGAGGACAATTGATGATCCCACAGATATAACGCGGTTCTCCATTGGTTTCACGAAGGACGGCTCTTCGAATATTGTTATTGATGCATTGGCAACAATAACACCAGCGAGATTTTGCGCTGTACAAGAGTATACTCCGGTATCTGCACTTTTAACATCATCGATTATAAAAAGTACTGGATCTGATGGCATCATGTGCATTCGTCTTTCTCGGGCAGCTGGAAAATCATTACCACCGTCTTTTTGCCACGCTATTTGTGGTGAAGGATGACCTTCTGCGGAACATTCCAAGCGAGCTGTTCTTCCAGCCATTACACTTATGTCTTggggaatttttgaaaatgatgGATATActaaaacattaattaatatttataattagcaaaGAAATGtgctagcaaccttgcagtcactatgtgactgccgtgacttgtgaactataaataaataaaattttgctttattaaataatgacttttgttaaattgcattgtattttcttaaatattgacatttataaagatataaactcatcccgatgttacactcatcaagagctttcatttaagtacccacatgcatttttgatatatttttcatatatacatatatataaatatataatatatataaatatatgaaaaattgatgtgggtacttaaatgaaaggtctcgatgagtataacatcgggatgagcttataactttaaaaatgtcaatagttcacaagatacaaggtcatttcttaattattgacattttaaaagatataaactcattccaatgttatactcatcaagagctttcatttgagtacccacatgcatttttatatatttttcatatatacatatatatatatatatatatatatataaatatatgaaaaattgatgtgggtactcaaatgaaaggtctcgatgagtgtaatgtcgggatgagcttatatctttaaaaatgtcaatagtttacaagatacaaggtcatttcttacttatctatctagagatagagtaccGGTAATTGACTATTATTCTactaaaaaaccgattttatcatatgactattctggatataaaatttttcttattgtcTTAATGATATAGATAATTATCAAAGAAATAAAGtaccattttttattaagtaataataaaaaaaaaaaaaaaataaacttaccaAGAACACTGATTTTTGCTTTCGCAGAATAAGAAGTCCCAAAGGTATTGGCGACCATACATTGATACTTGCCAGCGTCCTCATGGCTGACATTTATAAGGTGTAGCGAGGACAATGCTTCAGTTACACCATTTTCGGATGCTATGTGACTCGTTTCAATATCGACATCCCGCAGCTCCGTATTTTCATGCTTCCAAGTAAACTGTAAAGGAGTGTCAGCTGTGCTGGTTGCTCGACAAGTCAGCGTGACATTTTCGCCTTTTATACTCATCTGGCTGCTCGGCTCCTCAATAATACGGGGTTTCGGGAACTCATCTGAATCAGAATTATATACGTGACCATTTAGAGGCTTAATGTCACTTctagcgttttttttttttttttttttttacattttgaattttaaattacgcCTAAGCCTAAATCCAATTCTTAATCCTTATAATTTaaaaggagaaaaaaataaataatacataccACATGTAAAATTAGCATGATGTAATTGTGTTAAATGCATGGATTTTAGCCAGTGAGGGTATCCACATCTCGCTTTCGCTTCGTTGTATCTGTGTTCGCGCAGCCAAACGCTCAGCCATTGGAGCCCACAATCACACACCAAGGCACCTGTGTGAATACAATAGACCTTTTCATTCATATCCTATTCTTCCGTATACAAAAGCCAGGtgtatattgtattttttacacagatgtatttaatatatatatattgaatttttttattccttttTTCTTACCTGTGTTCATTTTGAGCTTGGACAAGTTCGGCATCGGGCTAAAGGCATTCTCTTGAATACTCGTTATATTATTCCCTTGAAGATCCAATTCTTCAAGACGCTCTAGTCCCCCAAACGCGTTTCTATTCACGGATTTTATTTGGTTGGATGCCAGGCCCAACTTTTTTAACTGACCAAGAACTACAAAAGCTCCAGTTGTTATATCCTCAATCATGTATgatattttgttgaaatttatGTCCCTGtaatttatagtaataataaaaattcttataaatcACACCAGCTTTGTACAATAgggtactaaaaaaaaaagaataatacatacagaatttttaagttgggAATGCTGGTGAAAGCACTGTCTgaaatgaatgaaattttattgtgaTCGAGTTTAAGCTTTTCCAATTTCAATAGATACTCAAAAGTCCCTCGTTCTATTGATGTTAGTCTGTTGTTGGACAAAtctctgtaaaaaaatttaatttatttaaatattaacaagttaaaaataaaatatataaaactgcaatcacacagtaaaaaattttgcgttaaaaatttttatgttaaatatttaacacttttatgtgtaaatttaaaacttattctattaaatcagtacaaaaaagtgtttaggaagtaataataataataataataataataataataataatgaaattaaaaaataatttaaaaagtattcaacacaaaaaaatttttaacacaaaattttttgatgcaatgacgcaaaattttttactgtgcagtTTAATAATGTACTAACAATTCGCGAATTTCTTTGCACAGCTCCCATGCCTGggattcaattttaaatatatggtTATGCGATAGTGTCAATTTACGCAGATTATCCAATCCAAACAGTCCTCCTTTTTTAACCACAGTCAACATGTTAAAATCAAGCTgcaataattgtaaatttctGAGCGGCCAGAAAGCTCCATCTTCGAGCGtatctattttatttctcTTCAATCTTAACTCCTCTAAGCTCgttagattttttaaactcaagCCTTGGATTTGTtgcaattcatttttatttatttcactgCAATAAATTTACAGATAAGAATAATTACTTagataagtaaaataataaaatacttacagCAGTTTTAACTGTGTTAGATTTACAAAAACATCCTTGACGAGAtgggttaaattatttttatttagcctTAACTCTTCGAGCTGTGTCAAATTATCTAAGCAGCCAGGTTCCATCTCACTAATCTCattcatatttaaatttctataatacCAATCACAATTAATCaaagaaatttattcaataatagaggctgtagatatatatatagatatagatataaatttatacgtACAGTCGAATTAGTTGATTGGGTGCTAAAAAAGAGCCTCGtcttaatacttttattttattactcgGCAACTCCAGAGACTGGAGATGAGGTAATTTTCGTAGAGCAGTCCCATCAATATCACCAATAAAATTGTGGGAACTGTATGGTCAAAaacaaaatcataatttatatatttaatccaccctatttacaaattaaatttcatttaaaataaccaAGCTGACTTACATTGAAACGTGAGTTAAATTGCCCAACAATGAGAGCTCTGGTATAtggctaaataaatttttattgagtttTAGACTAGTTAGCTGAGGGAGATGTGACAttgaaaatgtaaaattatccTCTAGTTTATTCGAGCTTAAATCTCTGTaaaaaaagatcaatttttattaatttaaactcgacAATTTAATACAGAGGCagacatttaattttaaatttttaaaaatggaatGTTTAATACataactgataattttttatgcaagCTTTAATTTATGCACATATTATCaactaatttttacaataataataataaattatcagtcTGATATTTTAACCATTCAAATGCAGTCAaacgaaataacattttttcctTGTCAAAATAACGtcctaaaaaaatatctcggacattttttttttttttttttttttttaaaatacctaaaacaacatttttaattaatgcaaaattattaaataaacattcgaGTATTtacatagaaatttaaaaataataaattttttttataattaagtttGCAATTTAtgaaactaaaattagccaatgaaaaatttttattaattgaagtagcaataaaaaaatatttttaaaaaatttcacgtctagtttttcaaattatttacatgtgcaattttttcttttaatttttttgtaataattttattgatgaaaaaaaattctgtaaattgtCAGCTgtctgataattttattttcattttgaatttttaaaaataaatgtctgtttttttctaattaaataataataataataattaaaaatagcaaGCTCACAATATTTCGGTCCATGGTGGTAATTTACTAGGCGATGAAATCAATTGCAAACCACTGCAATCAACAACATTGCCCAGACAGGCACATTTTATCGgacatttattaacattattgtaattattatcttgATCTTCACTAGTTTCGGCATCCTGTCGAGCTATTGTATAAGAAACGTTCCATAGTATCAAAAGTACTATAAATACAGCGTAGGGCACTTCAAAAGAAGCGACCGACATCATATAAAAATACGAGGCCTCTTATACACAAATCACACTATTCACCGATCACAATAAGTTTAATCACAATAACTTCATAATAAATCCCGCATTTAAATTCCACATTAGCCCCCATTTAATCGGCGAACGTAGATATACTTTATTGACAGTTAATCATATCATCAATGTCGATAAGCCAGTGGTAAATGTAATAACCatttttgtatataaataaattggcaAAACATCCTCAGCAGCCATTAATACACCAGCTCACCGTTTATTTTGTtt
Coding sequences within it:
- the LOC123258474 gene encoding leucine-rich repeats and immunoglobulin-like domains protein 3, giving the protein MMSVASFEVPYAVFIVLLILWNVSYTIARQDAETSEDQDNNYNNVNKCPIKCACLGNVVDCSGLQLISSPSKLPPWTEILDLSSNKLEDNFTFSMSHLPQLTSLKLNKNLFSHIPELSLLGNLTHVSISHNFIGDIDGTALRKLPHLQSLELPSNKIKVLRRGSFLAPNQLIRLNLNMNEISEMEPGCLDNLTQLEELRLNKNNLTHLVKDVFVNLTQLKLLEINKNELQQIQGLSLKNLTSLEELRLKRNKIDTLEDGAFWPLRNLQLLQLDFNMLTVVKKGGLFGLDNLRKLTLSHNHIFKIESQAWELCKEIRELDLSNNRLTSIERGTFEYLLKLEKLKLDHNKISFISDSAFTSIPNLKILDINFNKISYMIEDITTGAFVVLGQLKKLGLASNQIKSVNRNAFGGLERLEELDLQGNNITSIQENAFSPMPNLSKLKMNTGALVCDCGLQWLSVWLREHRYNEAKARCGYPHWLKSMHLTQLHHANFTCDEFPKPRIIEEPSSQMSIKGENVTLTCRATSTADTPLQFTWKHENTELRDVDIETSHIASENGVTEALSSLHLINVSHEDAGKYQCMVANTFGTSYSAKAKISVLVYPSFSKIPQDISVMAGRTARLECSAEGHPSPQIAWQKDGGNDFPAARERRMHMMPSDPVLFIIDDVKSADTGVYSCTAQNLAGVIVANASITIFEEPSFVKPMENRVISVGSSIVLECMASGSPRPKLLWRKDGVPLLATERHFFTADDQLLIIVNTVLSDAGNYECEINNTLGKAVGVSRLTISPVSSPVVIQTNVLSIVIVAVVSCVVGTSIVWVIIMYQSRRRSKVTKNSNGQVPISGEPAITDGQTTQLYLDSSSQHSKDSGTGDSTNPEEIVTCGTHNDEDAAAVSGEDPLLQYTNHQRNIQIDSNDIP